A genomic window from Nicotiana sylvestris chromosome 11, ASM39365v2, whole genome shotgun sequence includes:
- the LOC104234648 gene encoding pentatricopeptide repeat-containing protein At2g37320-like: MKLGFDYGNVLIQSALIDMYGKMMTLKNSVFVFQSSLGISLKRCNSMMSSLLYLGVPKICLCCSVGCCDLLHRCAIKLGFDFDIMVLLEDFEAFPSPNIIGFTSINNAYARKGMGSECLGLFEEIIQKGVKPDEVTFLCMLLGCNHSGLVEEGKRIFESMRLHGVFPDRRHYSCMVGLLGRAGLVIEAEELLNHASSTGDSVVWSSLLRSCRIHQNEHVGRRATIN, translated from the exons ATGAAATTGGGCTTTGATTATGGAAATGTCCTCATTCAGTCGGCTTTGATTGATATGTATGGGAAAATGATGACATTGAAAAATTCAGTTTTTGTATTTCAGAGCTCTCTCGGAATAAGCCTCAAACGTTGTAATTCAATGATGTCATCTTTGCTGTATCTTGGTGTCCCCAAGATATGTTTGTGTTGTTCCGTTGGATG CTGTGATTTGTTACATCGCTGTGCAATCAAATTAGgttttgattttgatattatg GTACTCTTAGAAGATTTTGAAGCATTTCCTTCACCTAATATCATCGGTTTCACTTCAATAAATAATGCATATGCTCGGAAAGGAATGGGAAGTGAATGCCTTGGATTGTTTGAAGAAATTATCCAAAAGGGAGTAAAACCAGATGAAGTAACATTCTTGTGTATGCTGTTGGGCTGCAACCATTCAGGTTTAGTTGAAGAGGGAAAAAGGATTTTTGAGTCAATGAGACTTCATGGGGTCTTTCCAGACAGGAGACACTATTCCTGTATGGTGGGTCTTTTGGGCCGTGCAGGTTTAGTCATTGAGGCAGAAGAGTTGCTAAACCATGCATCATCGACAGGAGATTCTGTGGTTTGGAGCTCACTTTTGCGAAGTTGCAGGATTCATCAAAATGAGCATGTTGGAAGAAGAGCAACTATAAATTAA